One window from the genome of Pseudoalteromonas sp. '520P1 No. 423' encodes:
- a CDS encoding LytTR family DNA-binding domain-containing protein: MHIVIVEDEPIIAQRLKRQIEEILEAEKPNINWFDDIEDANEYLTQQSIDLLILDLNLHGENGFDLLKDISAQSFHTIIVSAYSDQAITAFEYGVLDFVAKPFQKERLEAALIRFNDKSSHASNELKQLAVKKHDGLSFIKIADINFIKADGHYTQLHTNSAEIALHDKAIDKLAMLLPNQFIRVHRSYIVDINKVVALKIGSGASYQLLMQDNNEVPVSRSRYQEVKSLLS, from the coding sequence ATGCATATTGTCATTGTTGAAGATGAACCTATTATCGCACAGCGTTTAAAGAGACAAATAGAGGAAATACTTGAAGCTGAAAAACCTAACATTAATTGGTTTGATGATATTGAAGATGCTAATGAATATTTAACACAGCAGAGCATAGATTTATTGATATTAGATTTAAACTTACATGGTGAAAATGGCTTTGATTTATTAAAAGATATTTCAGCGCAAAGTTTTCATACTATTATTGTATCTGCATATAGTGATCAAGCTATCACCGCATTTGAATATGGCGTACTTGATTTTGTAGCCAAACCTTTTCAAAAAGAGCGGTTGGAGGCTGCGTTAATACGATTTAACGATAAAAGTAGCCATGCCAGTAATGAACTAAAACAACTGGCAGTAAAAAAACATGATGGTTTATCTTTTATTAAAATAGCTGATATTAATTTTATTAAGGCGGATGGCCATTATACACAATTACATACGAATTCTGCTGAGATTGCTTTACATGACAAAGCGATAGATAAATTAGCTATGTTATTACCAAATCAATTTATTCGTGTTCATCGCTCTTATATTGTTGATATTAATAAAGTGGTAGCGCTTAAAATTGGTTCAGGAGCGAGCTATCAATTATTAATGCAAGATAATAATGAAGTCCCTGTGAGTCGTAGTCGTTATCAAGAAGTAAAATCTTTACTTTCTTAA